One window from the genome of Crassostrea angulata isolate pt1a10 chromosome 2, ASM2561291v2, whole genome shotgun sequence encodes:
- the LOC128174295 gene encoding uncharacterized protein LOC128174295, whose amino-acid sequence MDPFYQLEPTQRQHVINEEPLPDDLSSATAEMDVVVSNQETVRKLKADDLNSFIKTTPEDHFNRGNRNERLNTLLKDIDLEPFSFPYLLWQTYTAKTKHIYFKGMQNMLARVAEIMFDNEKETVVKEFYREIGNSDPVDVSLAVCDDTTDALIESYKKTDSWQIKRQILSVLCVSRTYQEMKILIPDVIEYRYD is encoded by the exons ATGGACCCGTTCTACCAATTGGAACCC ACTCAGAGACAACATGTTATAAATGAAGAGCCACTTCCTGATGACTTGTCATCTGCAACTGCTGAAATGGATGTTGTGGTTTCAAATCAGGAGACAGTTAGGAAGCTTAAG GCAGATGATCTGAATTCTTTCATTAAAACTACCCCTGAAG acCACTTCAACAGAGGAAACAGAAATGAGAGATTGAACACCCTTTTGAAAGATATTGATTTGGAACCATTCAGTTTTCCATATTTACTCTGGCAAACCTACACAGCAAAGACAAAACATATATACTTCAAAGGAATGCAG AACATGTTGGCAAGAGTTGCAGAAATTATGTTTGACAATGAAAAGGAGACGGTGGTGAAGGAATTCTATAGAGAAATAGGCAATTCAGATCCAGTTGATGTCTCATTAGCTGTGTGTGATGATACTACAGATGCTCTTATTGAGTCCTACAAGAAAACTGATTCTTGGCAGATAAAACGACAGATTTTGTCAGTACTCTGTGTGTCCAGAACTTACCAGGAAATGAAGATTTTGATTCCTGATGTCATCGAGTACAGGTAtgactag